One window of the Janthinobacterium sp. PAMC25594 genome contains the following:
- a CDS encoding YbaB/EbfC family nucleoid-associated protein — protein MMKNQLAGLMKQAQTMQDNMKKAQEQLALVEVEGQSGAGLVKIVMTCKNDVKRVSIDPSLLADDKDMLEDLVAAAFNDAVRKAEATSAEKMAGLTGGMNLPAGFKMPF, from the coding sequence ATGATGAAAAATCAACTGGCTGGCCTGATGAAGCAGGCGCAAACAATGCAAGACAACATGAAAAAGGCCCAGGAACAACTGGCGCTGGTGGAAGTGGAAGGCCAGTCCGGCGCCGGTCTGGTGAAGATCGTCATGACGTGCAAGAACGACGTCAAGCGCGTCTCCATCGACCCATCGCTGCTGGCCGACGACAAGGACATGCTGGAAGACCTGGTGGCTGCCGCCTTCAACGACGCCGTGCGCAAGGCGGAAGCGACGTCCGCGGAAAAAATGGCAGGCTTGACCGGCGGCATGAACTTGCCAGCCGGCTTCAAAATGCCATTCTGA
- the nusB gene encoding transcription antitermination factor NusB has protein sequence MTEKNLLANPSKNRTPRHRAREFALQGLYQWLLNNEDATTVVNNIRAAHGFDKADGDHFTVLLYGAIKDSLALRDSMAPLIDRNIAELSPIEHGILLIGAFELKNNMEIPYRVVINEAVELAKSFGGIDGHKYVNGVLDKLAVKFREEEVGANKRK, from the coding sequence ATGACTGAGAAAAATTTGCTCGCCAATCCCAGCAAAAACCGCACGCCGCGTCACCGCGCGCGCGAGTTTGCGCTGCAGGGCTTGTACCAGTGGCTGCTGAACAATGAAGACGCGACCACCGTCGTGAACAATATTCGCGCGGCCCACGGCTTCGACAAGGCCGATGGCGATCATTTCACGGTGCTGCTGTACGGCGCCATCAAGGATTCGCTGGCGCTGCGCGACAGCATGGCACCCTTGATCGACCGCAATATCGCGGAACTGTCGCCCATCGAACACGGCATCCTGCTGATCGGCGCGTTCGAGCTGAAGAACAACATGGAAATCCCGTACCGCGTCGTCATCAACGAAGCGGTCGAGCTGGCCAAGTCGTTTGGCGGTATCGACGGCCACAAGTATGTGAACGGCGTGCTGGACAAATTGGCAGTGAAATTCCGCGAGGAAGAAGTGGGCGCCAACAAGCGCAAGTAA
- a CDS encoding riboflavin synthase, producing MFTGIVAAIGKIETVQALDGGLDAGVRLTIHAGGLPLTDVALGDSIAINGACMTVVEKSDTGFAVDVSRESLNCTVGLDTTTEVNLEKALTLAERLGGHLVSGHVDGLGIVRKFEAVGESWELVIEAPHELAKYLAFKGSVVVNGVSLTVNRVEDLGAGAVNGCRFSINLIPHTIAMTTLKHLTVDGKVNLEIDLIARYVERMLSLDKAAA from the coding sequence ATGTTTACAGGAATTGTTGCCGCCATCGGCAAGATTGAAACCGTGCAAGCACTCGACGGCGGCCTCGATGCCGGCGTGCGCCTGACCATCCATGCGGGCGGCTTGCCGCTGACTGACGTGGCTCTCGGCGATTCGATCGCCATCAATGGCGCCTGCATGACGGTGGTGGAAAAGTCGGACACGGGTTTTGCCGTCGATGTCTCGCGTGAAAGCCTCAATTGCACCGTGGGCCTCGATACGACCACGGAAGTGAACCTGGAAAAAGCCCTGACCCTGGCCGAGCGCCTCGGTGGCCACCTGGTGTCCGGCCACGTCGACGGCTTGGGCATCGTGCGCAAGTTCGAAGCCGTGGGCGAATCGTGGGAGCTGGTCATCGAAGCGCCGCATGAACTGGCGAAATACCTGGCCTTCAAAGGTTCCGTCGTCGTCAACGGCGTGTCCCTGACCGTCAACCGCGTGGAAGACCTGGGCGCGGGTGCCGTCAATGGCTGCCGCTTCTCGATCAATTTGATTCCCCACACCATCGCCATGACGACCCTGAAACACCTGACGGTCGATGGCAAGGTCAACCTGGAAATCGACCTGATCGCCCGCTATGTCGAGCGCATGCTGTCGCTGGACAAGGCTGCCGCCTGA
- a CDS encoding OsmC family protein — protein sequence MKTNGSAIWSGGIKDGKGAISTRSGALQEYPYGFASRFEGKPGTNPEELIGAAHAGCFTMALSLILGEAGLTAEKMETTAEVTLDKVDDGFAITAVHLILKAKIPGADQATFEELTGKAKAGCPVSKLLKANITLDATLLP from the coding sequence ATGAAAACCAACGGATCGGCCATCTGGTCAGGCGGCATCAAGGACGGCAAGGGCGCCATCAGCACGCGCAGCGGCGCCTTGCAGGAATATCCCTACGGCTTTGCCAGCCGCTTCGAAGGCAAGCCCGGCACCAATCCCGAAGAATTGATCGGTGCCGCCCACGCGGGCTGCTTCACCATGGCCCTGTCGCTGATCCTCGGCGAAGCGGGCCTGACGGCGGAAAAGATGGAAACGACGGCCGAAGTGACCCTCGACAAGGTGGACGACGGTTTTGCCATCACGGCCGTCCACCTGATCCTGAAAGCAAAGATCCCGGGCGCCGACCAGGCAACATTCGAGGAATTGACGGGCAAGGCCAAGGCCGGCTGCCCCGTATCGAAGTTACTTAAAGCCAACATTACCCTCGACGCTACCCTGCTGCCCTAG
- the dnaX gene encoding DNA polymerase III subunit gamma/tau, which yields MSYQVLARKYRPKNFETLVGQEHVVRALTHALHSGRLHHAYLFTGTRGVGKTTLSRILAKSLNCIGPDGTGGITAQPCGVCEACTAIDAGRFVDYIEMDAASNRGVDEMAQLLEQAVYAPSNARFKVYMIDEVHMLTNHAFNSMLKTLEEPPEHVKFILATTDPQKIPVTVLSRCLQFNLKQMPPGHIISHLDNILGQEGIAFEQPALRLLAQGAHGSMRDALSLTDQAIAYAAGEVTLDAVQGMLGALDQSYLVRLLDALAQQDGADLLAVADEMASRSLSYNGALQDLGTLLHRIALAQTVPTALPQDLPEYADIVRLAGAFDAEEVQLFYQIAVHGRNELGLAPDEYAGFTMTLLRMLAFRPGIGGADGVPAAAPAAAPGNRPAAVAAARAAAGASAPAARAASNSVASHAAVTPPAVVAAAAASMARSEAPPPRAAAPAPAPVAAPAPAAPPAAAAPAASGAPISSARAAINAALEAARAASKGRPGSAPSAPTSAPKPAAPAPAAEPVAAAPAPAAQVQAAPPPRPAAAKAPAPWDDAPPVAVMEAPVAAAAPVQPARQAPPQQAPADDDLPPWVTEFSDDSASIAVSASAAQSSEQPAVVMPQRAAKQAAPSGPYVITPVPGLDWDGNWPAVAAVLPLRGVAQQLAVQAELIECLHDGHSTTFRLRVPIDTWRSPANVEKLAAALTERFGRKVAVDTELGAVWYTASAEAQAHREACQLQAEATIASDPFVLDMKRAFDAFVVPGTITPAPAGSAAPTLH from the coding sequence ATGTCCTATCAAGTCCTCGCCCGTAAATACCGCCCCAAGAATTTCGAGACGCTCGTCGGCCAGGAGCACGTCGTGCGCGCGCTCACGCATGCCTTGCACAGCGGCCGATTGCATCACGCCTATTTGTTCACGGGCACGCGCGGCGTCGGCAAGACGACCCTGTCGCGCATCCTGGCCAAGTCGCTCAATTGCATCGGCCCCGATGGCACGGGCGGCATCACGGCCCAGCCTTGCGGCGTATGCGAAGCGTGCACGGCGATCGATGCGGGACGCTTTGTCGACTATATAGAGATGGATGCGGCGTCGAACCGCGGCGTCGATGAAATGGCGCAGCTGCTGGAACAGGCGGTCTACGCGCCCAGCAATGCGCGCTTCAAGGTCTATATGATCGATGAGGTGCACATGCTGACGAACCACGCGTTCAATTCCATGCTGAAAACCCTGGAAGAGCCGCCCGAGCACGTCAAGTTCATTCTGGCCACGACGGACCCGCAAAAGATTCCCGTCACCGTGCTGTCGCGCTGCCTGCAGTTCAACCTCAAGCAGATGCCGCCCGGTCACATCATCAGTCACCTGGACAATATCCTGGGGCAGGAGGGCATCGCCTTCGAACAGCCGGCCTTGCGCCTGCTGGCCCAGGGCGCCCACGGTTCCATGCGCGATGCGCTGTCGCTGACGGACCAGGCCATCGCCTACGCGGCCGGCGAAGTCACGCTCGATGCCGTGCAAGGCATGCTGGGCGCACTCGACCAATCCTATCTGGTGCGCCTGCTCGACGCGCTGGCGCAGCAGGACGGCGCCGATCTGCTGGCCGTGGCCGACGAGATGGCCTCGCGCAGCCTGTCGTATAACGGCGCCCTGCAGGACCTGGGCACCTTGCTGCACCGCATTGCGCTGGCGCAAACCGTGCCGACCGCCTTGCCGCAGGATTTGCCTGAATACGCGGACATCGTGCGGCTGGCCGGCGCGTTTGACGCGGAAGAAGTGCAGCTGTTTTACCAGATCGCCGTGCATGGCCGCAATGAACTGGGCCTGGCGCCCGATGAATATGCGGGCTTTACCATGACCCTGCTGCGCATGCTGGCCTTTCGGCCCGGCATAGGCGGCGCCGATGGCGTGCCGGCGGCAGCACCTGCGGCTGCCCCGGGCAACCGTCCCGCCGCCGTGGCCGCCGCGCGCGCCGCAGCCGGCGCATCCGCCCCGGCCGCCCGCGCCGCCAGCAACAGCGTGGCCAGCCATGCGGCCGTGACACCGCCCGCCGTGGTGGCCGCTGCCGCCGCCAGCATGGCGCGCAGCGAAGCGCCGCCGCCACGCGCGGCTGCACCGGCGCCAGCACCAGTAGCAGCTCCGGCACCGGCAGCGCCGCCGGCTGCGGCTGCCCCGGCAGCCTCGGGCGCGCCGATCAGTTCCGCCCGCGCCGCCATCAATGCGGCGCTGGAAGCGGCCCGCGCCGCCTCGAAAGGCCGTCCGGGCAGCGCGCCGTCGGCGCCAACATCGGCGCCCAAGCCGGCTGCGCCGGCACCAGCAGCGGAACCTGTCGCCGCTGCGCCAGCTCCGGCCGCACAGGTCCAGGCAGCGCCGCCACCACGGCCCGCCGCCGCGAAAGCGCCGGCGCCGTGGGACGATGCGCCACCCGTGGCCGTGATGGAAGCTCCTGTGGCCGCTGCGGCACCTGTGCAGCCGGCGCGCCAGGCACCGCCACAGCAGGCGCCCGCCGATGACGACTTGCCGCCGTGGGTCACCGAATTTTCCGACGACAGCGCGTCCATCGCCGTGTCCGCGTCCGCCGCGCAAAGCAGCGAGCAGCCGGCCGTCGTCATGCCGCAGCGTGCCGCCAAGCAAGCCGCGCCCAGCGGGCCGTATGTGATCACGCCCGTGCCGGGCCTGGACTGGGACGGCAACTGGCCGGCCGTCGCCGCCGTGCTGCCCCTGCGCGGCGTGGCCCAGCAGCTGGCCGTGCAAGCCGAGCTGATCGAATGCCTGCACGACGGCCACAGCACCACGTTCCGCCTGCGCGTGCCGATCGATACGTGGCGCAGCCCGGCCAACGTGGAAAAACTGGCGGCCGCGCTGACCGAGCGCTTCGGCCGCAAGGTCGCGGTCGATACGGAACTGGGCGCCGTCTGGTACACGGCCAGCGCGGAAGCGCAGGCGCACCGCGAGGCGTGCCAGCTGCAAGCGGAAGCAACCATCGCCAGCGATCCCTTCGTGCTCGACATGAAGCGTGCATTCGACGCTTTTGTTGTGCCGGGAACGATTACCCCTGCACCGGCCGGCTCCGCCGCGCCGACCCTGCATTGA
- the ribH gene encoding 6,7-dimethyl-8-ribityllumazine synthase, with translation MSVGTYETNFAGEGLRVGIVQARFNEIVGGGLLSACLEELSKLGVADEDILHVTVPGALEIPLILQKMAETEQFDALIALGAVIRGETYHFELVSNESGAGITRIGLDYGIPIANAVLTTENDEQAEVRMLVKGAEAARVAVEMANLAQALEELQDTDED, from the coding sequence ATGAGCGTAGGAACCTATGAAACCAATTTTGCCGGCGAAGGTTTGCGCGTCGGTATCGTCCAGGCACGATTCAATGAAATCGTCGGTGGTGGCTTGCTGTCGGCATGCCTGGAAGAGTTGAGCAAGCTGGGCGTGGCCGATGAAGATATCCTGCACGTGACCGTGCCGGGCGCCCTGGAAATCCCACTGATTCTGCAAAAAATGGCAGAAACCGAGCAATTCGACGCCCTGATCGCACTGGGCGCCGTGATTCGCGGTGAAACCTACCACTTCGAGCTGGTATCGAACGAATCGGGCGCGGGCATCACGCGCATCGGTCTCGATTACGGCATCCCCATCGCCAACGCAGTGTTGACGACCGAAAACGACGAGCAGGCGGAAGTGCGCATGCTGGTCAAGGGAGCCGAAGCGGCACGCGTGGCAGTGGAAATGGCTAATTTAGCGCAAGCGCTGGAAGAGTTGCAAGACACAGACGAGGATTAA
- the ribBA gene encoding bifunctional 3,4-dihydroxy-2-butanone-4-phosphate synthase/GTP cyclohydrolase II, producing MSISSTEEIVAELRAGRMVILVDEEDRENEGDLVLAADFVTPEAINFMITHARGLVCLTLTEERCDELNLSMMTSRNGTAYGTNFTVSIEAAEGVTTGISAADRAKTIQVAVAKGTQPSDIVQPGHIFPLKAQKGGVLMRAGHTEAGCDLTAMAGLTPASVICEIMKDDGTMARLPDLLVFAEQHGLKIGTIADLIHYRSQTESLVERVAERTLHTAHGEFRLIAFRDKPSASAHLALVHGDLAPGLEALVRVHQPVSLLDVLESEATTHSWTVAASMAAIKQSERGVMVLLNCGETSGELFAQFAALDTPQAKPKGRAASMDLRSYGIGAQILRDLGVSKMQLLASPRKMPSMAGFDLEVTGFQCHPGQTSM from the coding sequence ATGTCTATATCCAGCACCGAAGAGATCGTCGCTGAATTGCGCGCCGGCCGCATGGTGATACTGGTCGATGAAGAAGACCGGGAAAATGAAGGCGATCTGGTGCTTGCCGCCGATTTCGTGACGCCTGAAGCCATCAATTTCATGATCACGCATGCGCGCGGCCTGGTCTGCCTGACCCTGACGGAAGAGCGTTGCGACGAGCTGAACCTGTCGATGATGACGTCGCGCAACGGCACCGCCTACGGCACCAACTTTACTGTTTCCATCGAAGCGGCCGAAGGCGTGACGACGGGCATTTCCGCCGCCGACCGCGCCAAGACCATCCAGGTGGCCGTGGCCAAGGGTACGCAGCCCAGCGATATCGTCCAGCCCGGCCATATCTTTCCCCTGAAAGCGCAAAAAGGCGGCGTGCTGATGCGCGCAGGCCATACGGAAGCTGGTTGCGACTTGACGGCCATGGCCGGCCTGACGCCCGCGTCCGTGATTTGCGAAATCATGAAGGACGACGGCACCATGGCGCGCCTGCCGGACTTGCTGGTGTTTGCCGAGCAACATGGCTTGAAAATCGGCACGATTGCCGATCTGATCCATTACCGCAGCCAGACGGAATCCCTGGTCGAGCGCGTTGCCGAGCGTACCCTGCACACGGCGCATGGCGAATTCCGCCTGATCGCGTTCCGCGACAAGCCCAGCGCGTCGGCCCATTTGGCCCTCGTGCATGGTGACCTGGCGCCCGGCCTGGAAGCGCTGGTGCGCGTGCACCAGCCCGTTTCCCTGCTGGACGTGCTGGAAAGCGAAGCGACCACCCACTCGTGGACGGTGGCGGCCTCGATGGCGGCCATCAAGCAGTCCGAACGGGGCGTGATGGTCTTGCTGAACTGTGGCGAGACGTCGGGCGAGCTGTTTGCCCAGTTCGCCGCGCTCGACACGCCGCAAGCCAAGCCGAAAGGCCGTGCCGCCAGCATGGACTTGCGCAGCTACGGCATCGGCGCGCAAATTCTGCGCGACCTGGGCGTGAGCAAGATGCAATTGCTGGCCAGCCCCCGCAAGATGCCGTCGATGGCCGGTTTCGACCTGGAAGTAACCGGTTTTCAGTGCCATCCTGGCCAGACGTCGATGTGA
- the ubiD gene encoding 4-hydroxy-3-polyprenylbenzoate decarboxylase: protein MKYSDLRDFISQLQQMGELKPISTPISPILEMTEVCDRTLRAGGPALLFNNPTGYDMPVLGNLFGTTRRVALGMGAEDVSELRKIGHVLARLKEPEPPKDFKDLLGLGSLVKSVWDMSPKELRGAKCQEIVWEGNDVDLARLPIQHCWPGDVAPLITWGLVITKGPNKKRQNLGIYRQQVLGRNKVIMRWLAHRGGALDFREHAIQSKGKPYPIAVALGADPATILGAVTPVPDSLSEYQFAGLLRGSRTELVKAIGSELRVPASAEIVLEGHIYPDENHPSGYEHALEGPYGDHTGYYNEQDSFPVFTIDRITMRRDPIYHSTYTGKPPDEPAVLGLALNEVFVPLLQKQFSEITDFYLPPEGCSYRMAVVQIKKQYAGHAKRVMFGVWSFLRQFMYTKFIVVVDEDVNIRDWKEVIWAITTRVDPIRDTTLVDNTPIDYLDFASPVSGLGSKMGIDATNKWPGETTREWGTTIAMTPEVKAKVDGIWQELGL, encoded by the coding sequence ATGAAATATTCAGATTTGCGAGATTTTATTTCTCAACTGCAACAAATGGGTGAACTTAAGCCTATTTCGACCCCCATTTCGCCGATTTTGGAGATGACGGAGGTGTGCGACCGCACCTTGCGCGCAGGCGGACCGGCCTTGCTGTTCAATAATCCGACGGGATACGACATGCCGGTGCTGGGTAATCTGTTCGGCACCACGCGCCGCGTGGCGCTGGGCATGGGCGCGGAAGATGTCAGCGAGTTGCGCAAGATCGGCCATGTGCTGGCGCGCCTGAAGGAGCCGGAACCGCCGAAGGATTTCAAGGATCTGCTGGGCCTCGGTTCGCTGGTGAAATCCGTGTGGGACATGTCGCCGAAAGAGTTGCGCGGCGCGAAGTGCCAGGAAATCGTCTGGGAAGGCAATGACGTCGACCTGGCGCGCCTGCCCATCCAGCATTGCTGGCCCGGCGACGTCGCGCCCCTGATCACCTGGGGCCTGGTGATCACCAAGGGCCCGAACAAGAAGCGGCAAAACCTCGGTATCTATCGCCAGCAGGTATTGGGGCGCAACAAGGTCATCATGCGCTGGCTGGCGCACCGGGGCGGGGCGCTGGACTTCCGCGAGCATGCGATTCAGAGCAAGGGCAAGCCGTATCCGATCGCCGTGGCGCTGGGCGCCGATCCCGCTACTATATTAGGCGCCGTCACGCCGGTGCCGGACAGCTTGTCCGAATACCAGTTCGCCGGCTTGCTGCGCGGCAGCCGCACGGAGCTGGTGAAAGCCATCGGCAGCGAGCTGCGCGTGCCCGCCTCGGCCGAAATCGTGCTCGAAGGCCATATCTACCCGGACGAAAATCATCCGAGCGGCTATGAACACGCGCTGGAAGGGCCGTATGGCGACCACACGGGCTACTATAATGAGCAGGACAGTTTCCCCGTGTTTACCATCGACCGCATCACCATGCGCCGCGACCCGATTTACCACTCCACCTACACGGGCAAGCCGCCGGACGAGCCGGCCGTGCTGGGCCTGGCGCTGAACGAAGTGTTCGTACCGTTGCTGCAAAAGCAGTTCAGCGAAATCACGGACTTCTATCTGCCGCCCGAAGGCTGCAGCTACCGCATGGCCGTGGTGCAGATCAAGAAACAGTACGCGGGCCACGCCAAGCGCGTGATGTTCGGCGTGTGGAGCTTCCTGCGCCAGTTCATGTATACCAAGTTCATCGTGGTGGTGGACGAGGACGTGAATATCCGCGACTGGAAAGAGGTCATCTGGGCCATCACGACGCGGGTCGACCCCATCCGCGATACCACCCTGGTCGACAACACGCCCATCGATTACCTGGACTTCGCTTCGCCCGTCAGCGGCCTGGGCAGCAAGATGGGCATCGATGCGACGAATAAATGGCCGGGCGAAACGACGCGCGAGTGGGGCACGACGATCGCCATGACGCCGGAAGTGAAGGCCAAGGTGGATGGGATCTGGCAGGAGCTGGGGCTGTAG
- a CDS encoding CaiB/BaiF CoA-transferase family protein, with amino-acid sequence MQEKTSAGPLTGIKVLELGTLIAGPFCARMLAEFGADVIKIESPDGGDPIRTWRVLKDGTSLWWSVQARNKKSLTLNLKSPEGRAIARQLALEADIIIENYRPGVLEKWDLGYEQLKQIKPSLIMVRLSGFGQTRPMKDLPGFGAIGESMGGLRYVSGFADRPPVRVGVSIGDSVAALHGVIGAMMALRHRDVTGGREHGEGQMVDVALYESVFNLMESLVPEYDQAGVVRERTGGSLPGIVPSNTYTTGDGENIVIAGNGDAIFKRLMLAMGRIDMAGDPQLARNDGRVARTQEIDDAIGAWCATHTIASALAVLKAADVPSGKIYSVRDMMSDPQFLAREMFEQHHFADGTPVKLPAISPKLSATPGKTQWLGPTLGQHNDEVLASLGYDAAAIARLKADGVV; translated from the coding sequence ATGCAAGAAAAAACGTCGGCTGGTCCTTTGACGGGCATCAAAGTCCTGGAACTGGGCACCCTGATCGCGGGGCCGTTCTGTGCCCGCATGCTGGCCGAATTCGGCGCCGACGTGATCAAGATCGAGTCGCCCGATGGCGGCGACCCCATCCGTACCTGGCGCGTGCTGAAAGACGGCACTTCGCTGTGGTGGTCGGTGCAGGCGCGCAACAAGAAAAGTCTGACCTTGAACCTGAAGTCGCCCGAGGGCCGCGCCATCGCGCGCCAGCTGGCCCTGGAAGCGGACATCATCATCGAGAACTACCGCCCCGGCGTGCTGGAAAAGTGGGACCTGGGCTACGAGCAGCTCAAGCAGATCAAGCCGTCCCTCATCATGGTGCGCCTGTCCGGCTTTGGCCAGACGAGACCGATGAAGGACTTGCCCGGTTTCGGCGCCATCGGCGAGTCGATGGGCGGCTTGCGCTATGTGTCCGGCTTTGCCGACCGCCCGCCCGTGCGGGTCGGCGTGTCGATCGGCGACTCGGTGGCGGCCCTGCACGGCGTGATCGGCGCCATGATGGCCCTGCGCCACCGCGACGTGACGGGTGGGCGCGAGCACGGGGAAGGGCAGATGGTCGACGTGGCCCTGTACGAATCCGTGTTCAACCTGATGGAGTCGCTGGTGCCCGAATACGACCAGGCGGGCGTGGTGCGCGAACGCACGGGCGGTTCCTTGCCCGGCATCGTCCCCTCGAATACCTACACGACGGGCGACGGCGAAAACATCGTGATTGCGGGTAATGGCGACGCCATCTTCAAGCGCTTGATGCTGGCCATGGGCCGCATCGACATGGCGGGCGACCCGCAACTGGCGCGCAACGATGGCCGAGTGGCGCGCACGCAGGAAATCGACGACGCCATCGGCGCCTGGTGCGCCACCCACACGATAGCCAGCGCGCTGGCCGTGCTCAAAGCTGCCGATGTGCCATCCGGAAAAATTTACTCCGTGCGCGATATGATGAGCGACCCGCAATTTCTCGCCCGCGAGATGTTCGAACAACACCATTTCGCCGACGGCACGCCCGTCAAATTGCCCGCCATCAGCCCGAAACTGTCCGCCACGCCGGGCAAGACGCAGTGGCTGGGGCCGACCCTGGGCCAGCACAACGACGAGGTGCTGGCGTCGCTGGGCTATGATGCGGCCGCCATTGCGCGGCTGAAGGCCGATGGGGTGGTGTGA
- a CDS encoding lytic transglycosylase domain-containing protein, translating into MTHRSTEAALPASTVAGQPALARLRARAQAVSARGVLTTAQHTLTVFGISALALIALLMFRPDLGKQLTHSLFPLPMTEAQAVEAPALSALMEAPASVQMAAANEAPLTKEEKALLGTQKQQQWVTNWLSKRYRVANDATNMLVSTAYLTAREIKLDPLLILAVMAIESGLNPFAESPVGAQGLMQVMSKVHHERFQEMGGVQAALNPVANIRVGSLILKDYVTRGGSVEAGLKTYVGAANFATDSGYGSRVLAEYRRLKQVSAGQRVPTSTPVMASNTPAPTKAPAPESGNISIKIAPHNEIAGL; encoded by the coding sequence ATGACTCATCGTAGCACTGAAGCAGCATTGCCTGCTTCAACCGTGGCTGGCCAGCCAGCGTTGGCGCGTTTGCGTGCCCGCGCACAAGCCGTTTCGGCACGTGGCGTATTGACCACGGCGCAACACACACTGACAGTCTTCGGCATTTCCGCCCTGGCACTGATCGCCCTGCTGATGTTCCGCCCGGACCTGGGCAAGCAACTGACGCACAGCCTGTTCCCGCTGCCCATGACGGAAGCGCAAGCCGTTGAAGCGCCGGCCCTGTCGGCACTGATGGAAGCGCCTGCATCCGTGCAAATGGCCGCCGCCAACGAGGCGCCTTTGACCAAGGAAGAAAAAGCCTTGCTGGGCACGCAAAAGCAGCAGCAATGGGTCACCAACTGGCTCTCCAAGCGCTACCGCGTGGCCAACGATGCCACCAATATGCTCGTCTCGACGGCGTACCTGACGGCGCGCGAAATCAAGCTGGACCCGCTGCTGATCCTGGCCGTGATGGCCATCGAATCGGGCTTGAACCCGTTCGCGGAAAGCCCGGTCGGCGCACAAGGCTTGATGCAAGTCATGTCGAAAGTGCACCATGAGCGCTTCCAGGAAATGGGCGGCGTGCAGGCAGCCCTGAACCCCGTCGCCAACATCCGTGTCGGCTCGCTGATCCTGAAAGACTACGTCACGCGTGGCGGTTCCGTCGAAGCGGGCTTGAAAACCTATGTGGGCGCCGCCAACTTCGCCACCGACTCGGGCTACGGCTCGCGCGTGCTGGCAGAATACCGCCGCCTGAAGCAAGTGTCGGCGGGCCAGCGCGTGCCGACCAGCACGCCGGTGATGGCATCGAACACGCCAGCGCCAACCAAGGCGCCTGCGCCAGAAAGCGGCAACATTAGCATCAAGATTGCACCGCACAACGAGATCGCCGGCCTGTGA
- the recR gene encoding recombination mediator RecR, translating to MSKSLEFLTEALRRLPGVGPKSAQRMAFHLLQHDREGAAMLSRALFQAVDAVHHCGLCNTFTEHEVCETCLDEERDKRLLCVVETPADQLMIEQTLTYKGLYFVLMGRLSPLDGIGPKDIHLEKLLGRANDGVVGEVVLATNFTNEGEATAHYISEMLKARGLRVSRLARGVPVGGELEYVDAGTIARAMLDRRAT from the coding sequence ATGTCCAAGTCGCTTGAATTTTTGACCGAGGCGCTGCGGCGCCTGCCCGGCGTCGGCCCCAAGTCGGCGCAGCGGATGGCATTTCATTTGTTGCAGCACGATAGGGAAGGCGCGGCCATGCTGTCGCGCGCCCTGTTCCAGGCCGTCGATGCCGTGCATCACTGCGGCCTGTGCAATACCTTTACCGAACATGAAGTGTGCGAGACCTGTCTCGACGAAGAGCGCGACAAGCGCTTGCTGTGCGTGGTGGAAACGCCCGCCGACCAGCTGATGATCGAGCAGACGCTCACCTACAAGGGCCTGTATTTCGTGCTCATGGGCAGATTGTCTCCGCTCGATGGCATCGGCCCGAAAGATATCCACCTCGAAAAATTACTGGGCCGCGCCAACGATGGCGTGGTCGGTGAAGTGGTGCTGGCCACCAATTTCACAAATGAAGGCGAAGCGACCGCCCATTACATCAGCGAAATGCTGAAGGCGCGGGGCTTGCGCGTGAGCCGCCTGGCCCGCGGCGTGCCCGTGGGCGGCGAACTGGAATACGTCGACGCGGGCACGATTGCCCGCGCGATGCTCGACCGCAGGGCAACCTAA